The DNA region CCGCTCCACTCGCGCCGCCACTGCACGTTCCAGGAGCAGTCGGCGGCGCTGGTCACGCCAACAGAGGCGCTGTTGCGCTCCACGGACGCCAGCACCAGGTCATCGAGGGAGATGCCGGCGGCGCGCATGTAGAGGGCGGCGCGGCGCGCGGCATCCTCCGGAGCGAGCCAGCGCTCCGGCGGGGGCGGCGGCAGGCTGCTCAGGTGACGCATCAGGAAGCCATCGGTGAACGTGCGCACCGCGAGCCCGTGGTCGTCGACGTCCACGTTGATGTACTGCCCCAGGAAACCGACGCGCCACTCGGATCAGGCGCCGATCGACACCGTGACGCCGGATCGCTGCTCGACCGTGGTCGCCGCGCGGCGGGACGTAGCAGAGGTAGTCGGCACGCGCCGGCGCGCATGGCGCGAGCAGCAGGATGATCGTCACCCATATCGCCGGGTTCCGGCGGTACAGGCGCATCTCCTCCTCCCGGGCGGGCCGTGGTGGCCGGGTCATCCCCGGGGAGGGCGCGTTCCCGCGCGTGGCGCCCTCCCCGGGGTCTGCCATGTCGCCTTCCCGGCCGGGGGGGACCCCTTCCATTCAGTCAGACTACACAAGACCCGTATGATCGCCGGGCGCATTTCCCGCCGCGAGCCCCAAGTTGTATGCCGGGTCCACATGCCTCGGGAGAGCGGCAGGTACCTGGCGTGGCGTGTCGAATACCGCGGCGTCCGGGGATCAGGCAACGGTGGTCGGGCCCGGCCTCTCGCCGACCCGCTACATCGCCCGCCGTCGTCTGGCGGGCTGGCTGGCGCTCCGGGGATCGCCCCCGGCTCGCCGAACAGATCCCTCCACACCGACCGCCTCGATCGGAGCTCCCCATGCACAGCGCCGCCTTGCTTGCCGTCGTCGCCCTGCTCGCCGCCGCGCCCGCCCACACGGCGCCCTCGCCCACCGACCGCTGCTGTATGACCGACCCCAGCGCCTGGTACCGCGATCCGCCCGAGAAGATCGCCCGGCGCTTCGACCTCTACCGGAAGATGGGCGTCGGCGTGCTGCGCGTGGAGGTGGACTGGCGCTCGATGGAGACCGCGGAGGGCCACTGGGACCCCTCGTACATTCGCTCGTATCTGGAGCTCGCGCGGCGCCACGGGTTCCGCATTAAGCTGATCGTCGGCGTGCTGATGGCCCCGCCCGGGTGGTTCCTGGGGCGGTACCCGGAGGCGCGCATCGTGGACCAGAACGGCCAGTGGAGCCGCAACACGATGAGCTTCTGGTACCCCGGGCTGCGGAGTCTGATCGACGAGAAGACGCGCCGCATCGTGCGGGTCCTGCGCGATCTGCGGGTCCTCGACCTCGTCGACTACGTGATCCCCTCGCTCGGTCCCGCCGGCGAGGCCGTCTATCCCGTTCCCTGGACGCTCGGGCCGGACGTGCGCGAGCAGACCTACTGGTGCTACGACAAGGGCGCGCAACGGGACTTTCGCGCCCGAATGCGCCGCAAATACGGCGCGATCGCGGCGGCCAACACGCGGTGGAGCACCGAGTTCACCTCGTGGGAAGCGGCACGCGTGCTGCCCCCCGGCACGCGGCCGGGGCCGTACTGGGACGACGTGCTCGCCTGGTATCGCGACGCCAAGCGCGAGTTCATCCGGTGGCAGGTGGAGAGCACGCGGAGGCACCTGGGCCGCGACCGCCGTATCCTGATCTATGTTCCGGGCACCGCCTACAATGAGGCCGAATGGCGGGAGGCGGTCGCCACCGCGCGCGGCAACGACCACGTCATGATGATGGCCGACTCGTTCTTCCTGATCGACTTCGCGGCGAGGAACGGGTGCTGGCTGCAGTACACGGGCGCCGAGAACGCGCCGGAGGTCGCCCGGTTGCGACGGTACATGGGCGAGCGCGGCTACACAAGGGTGCGGATGTGGGCCGAGAACGCCGGAGTGTTCGGCGCCGCGCGCGATCCGCTCCACCTGGCGCGAGTGGTCGTCGAGAACCACCTGTTCGGCCTGGACTACACGCACGCGCACTTCGCCTTCGAGGCCGACGGCGTCACGCCCAACGCGGTGTTCCTCGCCCTCGAGGAGGCTTTCGCGCGCATCCGAAGCGGGCGAGGCGTCCGCTGAGCCAGGGGCGCGCCGAACGACGCTCGCGCATGGCCGTTCGGGCGCAGGCCCGGGGACCGCAACGAACAGGAGTCCGCGATGACCCTTTCGGACGCCGAGGCGCGCCGCTTTCGCGAGCACGGCTACGCCGTGGCCCCGCGCTTCTTCGGCGAGCACGAGGTTGCGGCCATCCGCGCCGAGCTCGAGCGGCTCGTGCGCGACGGCCGACTGCGCAACGTGACCACCGAGGGCGACGGCGTGACGCGCTCGCGCACGGCCCGGAACCTGCAGCTCTGTCCCATGTCGCCCATCAGCCCGCTGTTTCGCGCGATGCCCTTCGACGACAAGGTGGTGCGGGCGGTGCGGCGTCTGATCGGCGATCCGGTCGTGCTGCACCTGGACCAGGTCTTCCTCAAGCCGGCTCGCCACGGCGTCGGCACCAGCTGGCACCAGGACAACGCCTACTTCCGCATCGATGACCCCCTGCTGGGTACCGCCATGTGGATCGCCGTGCACGACGCCACGCTGGCCAACGGAACCCTCCACCTGGTGCCCGATTGCTTCGCCGAGCCCCTGGAGCACGCGCGGGACGCCTACAGCGACCACCACATCCGCTGCTGGCCCCCGGAGGAGCGCGCCGTGGCCATCGAGCTGCCGGCGGGCGGCGCCGTCTTCTTCGCCTACGGAACCCCGCATTGCACGAAGGCCAACGAGACCGACCGTGAGCGCGCCGGCGCGGCGCTGCACTTCCTGAACGGCTCCGCCGTCGGCCCTGGCTACTTCGGCGCCGACGGCCCGATGAAGCACCCCGCGCTGTCGGGCCCGAGCGCCGATGGGGGCCGCGGCGCCTACGGGGCCGACCTGCGCGGCGTGTGGGAGCGCGAGGTGGACCGCGCCCTTTGGGACTACCGCGCCAGTCGGTAGCGCGCGTCGCGCGCAGGGGCCGGCGCGCGCGCCGGCGAAACGGACGGTGGAGCGGCCGCGTGGGCCGGTAGCGTGGCGCGCGCGGCACGCGAGCGAGACAGCCCCGCCCTCACCGCCAGGCAGGTTCGACGTGGGATCGAAGGCGCGACGGCTCAGCGGTACTCGGGGGCCATCTCGTCGAGGCGCGAGCAGCCCCGTGCCCGGTCGGGGTAGCGGTCCGTCCACATGCCCAGCGCGCAGGTAGCGGCGAGCTTCATCCGCCTGGCGTGGAGGTCGGCCATCAGCCAGTTGCAGGCGCCGTTGTGCGACTGGAACGGCCCCTGCGTGGAACCCTCGCCGTCCGGCCCGCGCTGCGGGATGTACCATCCGCCCAGGTCCGGGTAGCTGAAGCGCGACTCCAGCAGCAGGATGAGGCCGGCGGGAGCGCCGATCTCCGTGAGCAGGCGCGGGCGCTCCCATGCCTCGCCGTACCAGCAGGCCGGCACCGCCTCGTGGAAGAAGCTGCCGTTGTAGGCGTAGGAGTTGGCGAGCCGCTGCGAGGCCGGGTAGAAGGCATTGGTCTCGTCTCCGGCCTGGTCGTTGTAGCCGCCCACGTCCCAGGCATGGCCGTTGCTGGGGCACCGGAAAACCTCGTGGCTGCGAACGTAGGGGGCGATGGCGCGCTTCCAGTTCACGCTCGTTCCGTGCAGGCCGTCCACCGGGTAGTCCGTGCCGGTGGAGAGGCAGCCGGTCACGGGGTGTGCGGGGTCCGGCATCCGGCTCATCGGGTAGGTCTCGTCGTAGTCCTGCATGTAGGCTGTGACGGCCAGGCCGATCTGCCGCAGGTTGGAGAGGCAGGCCGTGGCGCGGGCCGTCTCGCGGGCCCGCGAGAAGACGGGGAAGATCAGCGCCGCCAGGATGGCCACGATCGCGATGACCACGAGGAGCTCGATCAGCGTGAACGCGCCGCAAGGGCGCCCGTGTTCGGCCGCCATGCCTGTGCCCTCCTCCATGAGGCACTACGGCCGCCGCCGCTCCCGGTTTCGCCGACCGCGTGCACCCTCTCGGAGGTCGCTGCCAATGCGCCTGGCCCCGGCCCACCTGGTGGCGGTCATCGGCCTGTTCTGCTGCGCCGCCGGCGCCGCCACTCGCGCGCCCGACGACCGCATGGCCGCCTGGCACCGTGCCATCGTGGCGATCAACGAGGCGCGGCCCAACGCCTGCCTCACCACCTACGTCACCGAGCGCTTCACCTACATGGAGACGCATGGGCTGGCCAAGCTCGTGGTCGGCGTGCGCGCGGGCGGCAAGACGCTCTGGCCGGCCCGGGCTTCCCAGGTACGCGTGGAGGACGCTCCGGGCGCCGTTCGGGCCACGTGGCGCGTGGGCGGCGTCCGCGTGCGAACCGAGATCTCGGCGCTGCCATGGGGGCGGGGCGCCGCCGGCGAGGAGGGCGGCGCCCGGCTGTCGGTGGCCACGGAGCCGGCCGCGCCGGTGGAGGTGCGCTGCGGCGACGGCCGCGTCGTCGACATGGCGGCCCGGCCTCGCGCTCCCTGGCTTCAGTCCGACTCCGTGGGCGCCGATGGCGACACGGCGGAGCTCGCGGCCGGCATCGCCCTGCTCCACAGCGCGGCCCATCCCTTCGCCGTGGCCGTGCGCGCCAGCGAGCCGGCCCGCGTGGAGGTCGGCGACTCCGGAGGGAAACGTGCCGCGATCTCGCTGCCCTCCGGCCGCGGAAGAGTGACGGTGACGTTCGCACGCGACGACGCCCGCGCGCGGGCTCTGGCCGCCCGCGACCCGGAGAGCGCTCGGCGCGAGCTGGCCGCCTATTACCGGCAGCTCCTCGCCAGCCGCATCGAGACGCCCGAGCCGGTGATGGACGCGGCCTTCCGTGGCGCGCTGACCACGCTGGAGTACAACTGGCTCGCCCCCTACGGCTGGGTCGAGTGCATCCACCACTGGCTGTCGCTCTGGCACATGCAGCACTCGCCGGCCGCGGAGTGGCTCGGGCAGGCGGACCGCTCGCGCGCCTGCCTGCTCAGCCACGCCGACCGCCTGCTGCCGAGCGGCGCCGTGCCGCAGCTCTCGCCTGGCGGCGCGACGCACCGCGACTTCGGCGGATCCAACCAGTTCTACCTCTGGCAGGTGCGCCACTACTGGCTGCAGACCGCCGACCGCGCGACGGCGCGCCGGCTGGCCCCGGCACTCGATCGCGTGCTGGCCCAGACGTGGGAGGAGAACGATCGCGACGGCGACGGGCTGCTCGCGTGGGGTCAGCAGATCGGCAACCAGGAGGACTACGTTTCGACGCCGCACGATGGCACGAGCCCGAGCGTGGAGGGCATCGAGATGCTGCGGACGCGCGCCCTCGTCGGGCGCGCCCTGGGCCAGACCGCCGTCGTCGAGCGGTGCGAGGAGCGCGCCCGTCGCCTGGCCGCCTCGCTGCGGGCGGCGCTCTGGCAGCCCGACCTCGGCCGCTACGCCTTCTACCGCGACCCGATGGGCGTGGTCCGGCCGGACGGCCAGTACCACACGCTCCTCTACCCCGCCGTCTACGGCCTGCTCGATCCGCCCGACACATGGACGAGCCTGCGGCACATGCGCGACCGGCTCACCGGCCCCGACGGGGAGGTCTACTGCTCCGCCAACTTCCCCTGGCATGCGGTGGGGACCTGGGGCATGCAGGCTG from Chthonomonadales bacterium includes:
- a CDS encoding beta-galactosidase; its protein translation is MHSAALLAVVALLAAAPAHTAPSPTDRCCMTDPSAWYRDPPEKIARRFDLYRKMGVGVLRVEVDWRSMETAEGHWDPSYIRSYLELARRHGFRIKLIVGVLMAPPGWFLGRYPEARIVDQNGQWSRNTMSFWYPGLRSLIDEKTRRIVRVLRDLRVLDLVDYVIPSLGPAGEAVYPVPWTLGPDVREQTYWCYDKGAQRDFRARMRRKYGAIAAANTRWSTEFTSWEAARVLPPGTRPGPYWDDVLAWYRDAKREFIRWQVESTRRHLGRDRRILIYVPGTAYNEAEWREAVATARGNDHVMMMADSFFLIDFAARNGCWLQYTGAENAPEVARLRRYMGERGYTRVRMWAENAGVFGAARDPLHLARVVVENHLFGLDYTHAHFAFEADGVTPNAVFLALEEAFARIRSGRGVR
- a CDS encoding phytanoyl-CoA dioxygenase family protein, whose protein sequence is MTLSDAEARRFREHGYAVAPRFFGEHEVAAIRAELERLVRDGRLRNVTTEGDGVTRSRTARNLQLCPMSPISPLFRAMPFDDKVVRAVRRLIGDPVVLHLDQVFLKPARHGVGTSWHQDNAYFRIDDPLLGTAMWIAVHDATLANGTLHLVPDCFAEPLEHARDAYSDHHIRCWPPEERAVAIELPAGGAVFFAYGTPHCTKANETDRERAGAALHFLNGSAVGPGYFGADGPMKHPALSGPSADGGRGAYGADLRGVWEREVDRALWDYRASR
- a CDS encoding DUF1559 domain-containing protein yields the protein MAAEHGRPCGAFTLIELLVVIAIVAILAALIFPVFSRARETARATACLSNLRQIGLAVTAYMQDYDETYPMSRMPDPAHPVTGCLSTGTDYPVDGLHGTSVNWKRAIAPYVRSHEVFRCPSNGHAWDVGGYNDQAGDETNAFYPASQRLANSYAYNGSFFHEAVPACWYGEAWERPRLLTEIGAPAGLILLLESRFSYPDLGGWYIPQRGPDGEGSTQGPFQSHNGACNWLMADLHARRMKLAATCALGMWTDRYPDRARGCSRLDEMAPEYR